In Stomoxys calcitrans chromosome 2, idStoCalc2.1, whole genome shotgun sequence, the following proteins share a genomic window:
- the LOC131995147 gene encoding fatty acyl-CoA reductase wat-like, with translation MELIDENIPNFFRNKVVLITGGTGFLGKVLIETILRSTEVKVIYVLARPKDGLNVEERFKKIFNDVLFEKLRSLRPMFEKSLKYINGDCIKPQLGISYGDRLELIKNVNVVVHCAATVRFNEPLSTALQINVQGTIEILNLAKEMANLKSFVHVSTAFVNCVELYAEERFYNDTLPIKSDQLLNIKASLGNVILDDFSTKLIGKYPNTYSFTKAITEEAVHRYGSSLPLFILRPGIVYPIYDEPTPGWIDNMQGGVAAMFCSSKGVLRMMKGSSLTPAPLVPVDFCINMIMAAAWQTAVKHREISPKLPTIYNLVPEETNTIQWGTVWKYVKMNLRHCPFSSMLWYPMFLYIKNIYFYHFLAFIYQTVPAYLTDGLLWLLGKKTRMVKINRKMLLLADVLHYFISHDFVFDNSNTKKLWQAMSPEDRKTYNFDMSTLNWQDYMSMVVMGLRKYLAKETSETLPKAKKLWIRFFLLHCTIHCLMIVGLLWVLGHPWN, from the exons TTTTGATAGAGACAATTTTGCGCTCAACTGAAGTTAAGGTAATTTACGTTCTGGCTAGACCTAAAGATGGACTTAATGTTGAGGAACGattcaagaaaatttttaatgatgtG CTTTTTGAGAAACTTCGTTCCTTGCGGCCCATGTTCGAGAAGTCCTTGAAATATATCAACGGCGATTGCATAAAACCCCAATTGGGTATATCATATGGTGATCGTCTGGAACTGATTAAGAATGTCAACGTGGTTGTTCATTGTGCAGCTACGGTGCGATTTAATGAGCCACTTAGCACTGCTCTTCAAATCAATGTTCAAGGGaccattgaaattttaaatttagccAAAGAAATGGCAAACTTAAAG TCCTTTGTGCATGTCTCCACAGCCTTCGTAAACTGTGTGGAGCTTTATGCTGAAGAACGTTTCTACAACGATACATTGCCAATTAAAAGCGACCAATTGCTGAATATAAAAGCTTCGCTAGGAAATGTGATATTGGATGATTTTTCGACAAAACTGATTGGCAAATATCCCAATACCTACAGTTTTACCAAAGCCATAACTGAGGAAGCTGTGCATAGATATGGCAGTTCATTGCCTCTATTTATTCTAAGACCAGGGATAG TATATCCGATTTATGATGAGCCAACTCCGGGCTGGATTGACAACATGCAGGGTGGTGTAGCTGCAATGTTTTGTAGTTCAAAGGGTGTTTTGAGAATGATGAAAGGTTCATCATTGACTCCAGCACCTTTGGTTCCAGTAGACTTCTGCATTAATATGATAATGGCAGCTGCATGGCAGACGGCAGTAAAGCATAGAGAGAT ATCCCCAAAACTGCCCACTATTTACAATTTAGTTCCCGAAGAGACCAACACCATTCAGTGGGGCACTGTTTGGAAATACGTAAAGATGAATTTAAGACATTGCCCATTTTCTTCCATGCTTTGGTATCCCATGtttctttatataaaaaatatttatttctatCACTTTTTGGCTTTTATATATCAAACAGTACCCGCTTATCTCACAGATGGTTTGCTATGGCTTCTGGGCAAAAAAACCAG AATGGTTAAAATTAATCGGAAAATGCTTTTGCTAGCCGATGTTTTGCACTACTTTATAAGTCATGATTTTGTCTTTGATAACTCCAACACCAAAAAGCTGTGGCAAGCCATGTCGCCTGAGGATCGTAAGACCTATAATTTTGATATGTCCACTTTGAATTGGCAGGACTATATGAGCATGGTTGTAATGGGTCTTAGGAAGTATCTGGCAAAGGAAACATCGGAGACATTACCAAAGGCTAAGAAGTTGTGGATAAG ATTCTTTCTTTTACATTGCACAATCCATTGCCTGATGATTGTGGGTTTACTATGGGTACTAGGACATCCTTggaattaa